The Mytilus galloprovincialis chromosome 2, xbMytGall1.hap1.1, whole genome shotgun sequence genome has a window encoding:
- the LOC143064119 gene encoding muscarinic acetylcholine receptor gar-2-like, producing MNTGNISVDSMLDVSTTPEIFCDLGSIIIDNCTCNGSIQNNTCTNVTASIGYSPPNPLWLTVLLGLMASIVILVTICGNILVLLSFALERNIRQPTNYFIASLAVSDLLIGTFSMPCFTLYLLLGYWPLGEMLCDLWLSLDWTVCLASQYTVFFITVDRFFSVKIPAKYRNWRTERRVVIMVAFTWIIPSAVFFISIIGWQYFVGKRTVPEGTCEVQFMGDPLFTFLLTIGYYWTTLAVMIGLYGGIYRVALSLQKKSEAKHKRLNTAMGLSKGKNKSKKNNKSVKSPVIDDTVVQNNTQNQKHIDTTSFTKHAEEDRSSSPAFASDDENSDSHEACGNGKSNNKSKHRNDEVDDEQTCFVNSAVQTDTTYRPSLKGMLGQSFNHVSKIALSITAPTSSDDDKEKSDNVERQSEEINNYHNNVLHIENTPKSTDALLENDILQGCKYIDEESLKSLASAENIRLLSEPIIEYASSTDDGGNSPVWKKRKDKYLPIPIPEEFSTSVSIIDSGVDMHDEHDQTGTNTNTTASTLPANGKSWNNAVSLVKQRNSVQKLSTVETEDKPHKFGSPFHALVKSIRAKQKQREREKQKTESRKSKSENRARKALRTISFILGAYVLCWTPYHVMVFIIGVCGAFSCVNATLYNICYWLCYLNSPVNPFCYAFANQQFKRTFLRLLRLDFHKT from the coding sequence ATGAATACCGGAAACATATCAGTTGATTCTATGCTTGATGTCAGCACAACACCGGAAATATTTTGTGATTTGGGCAGTATCATAATAGATAATTGCACATGTAATGGAAGCATACAAAACAATACTTGCACTAATGTGACAGCTTCTATAGGATATTCACCTCCAAATCCACTATGGCTGACGGTTCTACTTGGTTTAATGGCGTCCATCGTCATTTTAGTGACTATTTGCGGGAATATACTTGTGTTGTTATCGTTTGCTCTAGAAAGAAATATACGACAACCAACGAATTATTTTATAGCATCATTAGCAGTTTCAGATCTTTTAATAGGAACATTTTCTATGCCTTGTTTCACGTTATATTTGTTACTTGGTTATTGGCCACTAGGTGAAATGTTATGTGATTTGTGGCTATCGTTAGACTGGACAGTGTGTTTAGCTTCACAATACACTGTTTTCTTCATCACTGTAGatagatttttttctgttaaaatacCAGCAAAATATAGAAATTGGCGAACTGAAAGGAGAGTTGTTATAATGGTTGCCTTCACGTGGATAATTCCTTCAGCGGTGTTTTTCATTTCTATAATAGGATGGCAGTACTTTGTTGGAAAGCGGACGGTTCCTGAAGGGACATGTGAAGTTCAGTTTATGGGTGATCCTTTATTTACTTTTCTCTTAACAATTGGATATTATTGGACAACACTAGCTGTAATGATTGGATTGTATGGTGGAATATACAGAGTTGCATTATCTCTTCAGAAAAAATCTGAAGCAAAGCATAAACGACTGAATACTGCTATGGGACTatcaaaaggtaaaaacaaatctAAAAAGAACAATAAGAGTGTCAAATCACCTGTAATTGACGACACTGTGGTTCAAAACAATACACAGAACCAAAAACATATCGACACAACAAGTTTTACAAAGCATGCAGAGGAAGATAGGTCTAGTTCGCCAGCATTTGCTTCAGACGACGAAAATAGTGATAGTCATGAAGCTTGTGGAAATGGAAAATCTAATAACAAATCGAAACATAGAAATGACGAAGTTGACGATGAACAAACGTGTTTTGTTAATAGTGCTGTTCAAACTGACACAACATATCGACCATCATTAAAAGGCATGTTAGGTCAGTCATTTAATCATGTTTCTAAAATTGCTCTGTCAATAACTGCACCAACGTCTTCTGACGATGACAAAGAAAAAAGTGACAATGTAGAGAGGCAATCGGAGGAAATTAACAATTATCACaataatgtgttacatattgaaAACACTCCAAAATCAACGGACGCTTTACTTGAAAATGATATACTACAAGGATGTAAATATATTGACGAGGAAAGCTTGAAATCATTGGCCTCTGCTGAAAATATTAGACTCTTGTCTGAGCCAATCATTGAATACGCTTCATCTACTGATGATGGTGGTAATTCCCCGGTGTGGAAAAAGAGAAAGGATAAATATCTGCCTATACCGATACCCGAGGAATTTTCAACAAGTGTATCGATAATAGATAGTGGAGTAGATATGCACGATGAACATGATCAAACTGGTACAAATACTAATACAACCGCGAGTACGTTACCCGCTAACGGAAAATCATGGAACAATGCTGTTAGTCTAGTTAAACAGCGAAATTCGGTACAAAAACTAAGTACTGTGGAAACAGAAGATAAACCTCATAAATTTGGAAGTCCTTTCCATGCCCTGGTTAAATCAATTAGGGCAAAACAGAAGCAAAGAGAACGCGAAAAGCAAAAAACCGAAAGTAGAAAATCTAAATCGGAAAATCGTGCAAGAAAGGCATTGAGGACAATTAGTTTTATTTTAGGTGCTTACGTTCTTTGTTGGACACCCTACCACGTAATGGTATTCATCATCGGTGTTTGTGGAGCTTTTAGTTGTGTTAATGCTacattatataatatttgttattggctATGCTACTTGAATAGTCCTGTGAACCCTTTCTGTTATGCTTTTGCCAACCAACAATTTAAAAGAACTTTCTTGCGCTTGTTGAGACTTGACTTCCATAAAACATAA